From Fervidobacterium sp., the proteins below share one genomic window:
- a CDS encoding cold-shock protein → MKGTVKWFDSSKGYGFITGENGQDVFVHFSAIQMNGFKTLKEGEKVEFDIQNGQKGPQAANVKILK, encoded by the coding sequence ATGAAAGGTACAGTTAAGTGGTTTGATTCATCAAAAGGATACGGTTTCATAACTGGAGAGAACGGACAAGATGTTTTTGTGCACTTCAGTGCCATTCAGATGAATGGCTTTAAAACCCTTAAAGAGGGAGAAAAGGTCGAATTCGACATTCAAAATGGTCAAAAAGGTCCTCAGGCTGCAAATGTGAAAATTTTGAAGTAA
- a CDS encoding ABC transporter substrate-binding protein produces the protein MRIGVFEPLTGAFAAGGQLTVRGIRLANELFPTAMKQKVELVILDNKTDKVEAANAVTRLIQVYNVSAIIGSYGSSLAIPGSEVANRMKVPMVGCSPTNPLVTKDKEYVFRVCFIDPFQGTVMAKFAVETLKAKTAYIIQDISSDYSVGLAHYFRNAFIQFTGNSKSVLGVASYQGGDQDFTAQLTLAKAKNPDVLFIPAGSYGDAALIMKQAREMGIKSIFLGGDTWEVPEIIDVAGDAAEGAYFSTHFDEKVMTTEMTKKFVEAYRKKYNEEPNAFAALGFDAYLVIIDAINRSKSWKPEDIKNALALTKNFQGATGNITFDENGDAIKDAIVKKIEKGAFKFVTVVKP, from the coding sequence ATTCGTATAGGTGTTTTTGAACCATTAACTGGAGCATTCGCAGCTGGAGGTCAACTTACAGTTAGGGGTATCAGACTTGCCAACGAACTATTTCCAACCGCTATGAAGCAAAAAGTAGAACTTGTCATTCTCGATAACAAAACAGACAAGGTAGAAGCAGCGAATGCAGTTACAAGGCTTATACAAGTTTACAACGTAAGTGCTATTATTGGAAGCTATGGTAGCTCTTTGGCAATTCCAGGAAGTGAAGTTGCAAACAGAATGAAGGTTCCCATGGTAGGTTGTTCACCAACCAATCCACTTGTCACAAAAGACAAGGAGTATGTTTTCAGAGTTTGCTTTATCGACCCATTTCAAGGTACTGTTATGGCAAAATTTGCAGTAGAAACACTTAAAGCTAAGACAGCATACATTATTCAAGACATATCTTCTGACTATTCCGTTGGTCTTGCTCATTACTTTAGAAATGCATTTATACAGTTTACCGGTAACTCAAAATCAGTTCTTGGCGTCGCCTCATATCAGGGAGGAGACCAAGATTTCACTGCCCAGCTTACGCTTGCAAAAGCCAAAAATCCCGATGTTCTCTTCATACCAGCTGGTTCATATGGTGATGCTGCGCTTATCATGAAACAAGCAAGAGAGATGGGTATTAAATCTATATTCCTTGGCGGAGATACTTGGGAAGTTCCAGAGATTATAGATGTTGCAGGAGATGCGGCGGAAGGTGCTTACTTTAGCACGCATTTTGACGAAAAGGTTATGACTACTGAAATGACGAAGAAATTTGTTGAAGCATACAGAAAAAAATACAACGAAGAACCGAATGCATTTGCAGCCTTGGGATTCGATGCCTATCTTGTAATTATTGATGCTATCAACAGGTCAAAATCATGGAAACCAGAAGATATAAAGAATGCTTTGGCACTTACGAAAAACTTCCAAGGTGCAACTGGAAACATCACATTTGATGAAAACGGAGATGCGATAAAAGATGCTATCGTGAAGAAGATTGAAAAAGGTGCGTTTAAATTTGTGACAGTTGTTAAACCGTAA
- a CDS encoding ABC transporter substrate-binding protein, which produces MKRCVVLLILLASIVTIFAANEIVIGVTQPLTGNYAMGGQLGLRGIEMAYEEVPSVLGRPIKLVTLDNKSDKIEAANVVTRLIEQFKVVAILGTYSSALGIPGAEIANKNKVVYIAPSNTNPLVTKDKPYVFRVCFIDPFQGTVMAKFAVQNLKAKTAAVIYDVSNDYSVGLAYYFRDAFIKLTGNSKAIPVYIAYQGGDQDFTAQLTAVKKANPDVIFIPAGIVGDAALIAKQARELGLKQPLLGGDTWDLPQLIEIGGPAVEGAYYSTMFDVKAELSDKTKPFVEKYRKKYNEDPGYLPALAYDAYMVLIDAIRRANSDKPEDIRKALLTTNYVGVSGRIRFDQNRDAIKDAVIKTIKNGKFEFVTVIKGD; this is translated from the coding sequence ATGAAAAGGTGTGTTGTTTTATTGATTCTTTTAGCCAGTATAGTTACGATTTTTGCAGCTAACGAAATAGTAATAGGAGTAACTCAGCCACTTACTGGTAATTATGCCATGGGTGGGCAACTTGGCCTTAGAGGTATTGAAATGGCTTACGAAGAGGTCCCATCTGTACTTGGAAGACCTATAAAACTTGTAACACTTGATAATAAAAGCGACAAAATAGAAGCTGCAAATGTTGTCACAAGGCTTATAGAACAATTTAAAGTTGTTGCTATACTTGGTACATACTCAAGTGCTCTTGGTATACCAGGTGCTGAAATTGCTAACAAAAATAAGGTTGTTTACATAGCTCCTTCAAACACAAATCCTCTTGTTACAAAGGATAAGCCATACGTTTTCAGGGTTTGCTTTATTGATCCATTCCAGGGAACTGTTATGGCAAAGTTTGCAGTCCAAAATCTGAAAGCAAAAACAGCGGCAGTTATTTACGACGTGTCCAATGACTACTCTGTTGGTCTTGCGTATTATTTCAGAGATGCATTTATCAAATTGACAGGAAATTCAAAAGCAATACCTGTTTACATAGCCTATCAAGGTGGAGACCAAGACTTTACAGCGCAGTTGACAGCTGTCAAAAAAGCAAATCCAGATGTTATATTTATCCCTGCAGGTATCGTTGGAGATGCTGCACTAATTGCAAAACAAGCAAGAGAATTAGGACTGAAACAACCATTACTTGGTGGAGATACCTGGGATTTGCCACAGTTAATAGAAATTGGTGGTCCTGCAGTTGAAGGGGCATATTACAGTACAATGTTTGATGTTAAAGCAGAACTTTCCGATAAGACAAAACCGTTTGTTGAAAAATATAGAAAGAAATATAACGAAGATCCGGGATATTTACCTGCTCTTGCTTATGATGCTTACATGGTCTTAATCGACGCAATTAGGAGGGCAAACTCAGATAAACCAGAAGACATAAGAAAGGCTCTTCTGACAACAAACTATGTAGGTGTTTCTGGTAGAATCAGATTTGACCAAAACAGAGATGCTATAAAAGACGCCGTTATTAAGACCATCAAAAATGGAAAATTTGAGTTTGTAACGGTTATAAAAGGCGACTAA
- a CDS encoding branched-chain amino acid ABC transporter permease, whose translation MDINLFMQHMVNAISLGFVFGLVAVGYALVYGVVKLVNFAHGDVFMMAAYFMFYTSLIFGAPWLSAVILGIAFTSLLGVGIEKVAYKPLRKYPRINSLVSSIGMSFLLQNFAVVVFGGIQRSFPVPEPMKKTLVLGEVRVQAVSIYTIIFSIVVVTLLTFILQKTKIGLAMRILSRDFDTARLMGINVNRTISFTFALGSALAAVSAVFWALRYPQIFPFMGQYPGSRAFIAAVVGGIGSLKGALIGGFVLGMLTVLLPAFFPEYSGYREAFIFALLVIVLIFKPNGLFGQEAGEKA comes from the coding sequence ATGGATATTAATCTTTTTATGCAGCATATGGTCAATGCTATATCACTTGGTTTTGTGTTTGGGTTAGTGGCAGTTGGCTACGCTTTGGTTTACGGAGTAGTTAAGTTAGTTAATTTTGCGCATGGTGACGTATTCATGATGGCTGCATATTTTATGTTCTATACTTCTTTGATATTTGGTGCTCCGTGGCTCAGTGCAGTCATTCTTGGTATTGCGTTTACTTCTTTACTTGGTGTGGGTATAGAAAAGGTTGCTTACAAACCTTTAAGAAAATACCCTAGGATAAATTCCCTTGTTTCCTCTATAGGTATGTCATTTTTACTCCAGAATTTCGCAGTTGTCGTTTTTGGCGGTATACAGAGGTCATTTCCTGTACCAGAACCGATGAAGAAAACACTTGTTTTAGGCGAGGTAAGAGTTCAAGCGGTTTCTATTTACACTATTATATTTTCTATTGTTGTTGTGACGCTCCTAACGTTCATTCTACAAAAAACAAAAATAGGTCTTGCCATGCGCATACTTTCCAGAGACTTTGATACAGCAAGATTAATGGGAATAAATGTTAATAGAACAATTTCATTTACATTTGCGCTTGGTTCTGCTTTAGCAGCAGTAAGTGCTGTCTTCTGGGCACTTAGATATCCGCAGATTTTCCCATTTATGGGACAATATCCAGGAAGCCGCGCGTTTATAGCGGCAGTTGTTGGAGGTATAGGAAGTCTTAAAGGTGCACTAATTGGTGGTTTTGTCTTAGGTATGCTAACGGTACTTCTTCCAGCGTTCTTCCCGGAATATTCTGGTTACAGGGAAGCATTCATTTTTGCACTTCTTGTTATTGTGTTAATATTCAAGCCGAATGGTCTTTTTGGTCAAGAGGCAGGTGAAAAAGCGTGA